In Fusarium oxysporum Fo47 chromosome IX, complete sequence, the following proteins share a genomic window:
- a CDS encoding acyl-CoA N-acyltransferase produces the protein MSAPQGTFSALKAGEIVVKLPHPYQTEFAIEKVSAQPDTNAPAYTIVQKAPGSDKRLPFGLYNDGFVFSDPIDLKSSELPPQSNNSPWARARRSPCVTVYWAGPEAPSLGQVWLLAYALFTLRTSVESYRLELHGAGAAILGQQLTAVLLAIDHPLKGREKRQPSNKTDESLVLLLRSTFWQGAGSPFGPRPVWCPEESPSSLPASAPLGSFPLTPLHNTTTITVAGDPDDPERVQQSWHPVRPAKPAPGAVVYSRWIPHLNETFSMVSVDYNDTEHVRLFHEWQNDPRVSQGWSQTGTLEQHQEYLREVHGDPHVIALLAKWDDIHFAYFEVYWAKEDRLGGYFNAGDFDRGRHSLVGDVRFRGPHRVSAWWSSLMHYLYLDDPRTMYVVGESQETNTTIVMYDFVHGSGLDKLVDLPHQRSAFVRSSRERFFQLCPLADNEKVVAGTKLGLVPKL, from the exons ATGTCAGCGCCACAAGGAACATTCTCAGCTCTCAAGGCTGGAGAAATTGTCGTCAAGCTTCCTCATCCCTACCAGACCGAGTTTGCGATCGAAAAAGTCTCGGCACAACCTGACACGAATGCGCCAGCCTATACAATTGTCCAGAAAGCTCCTGGGTCTGACAAGCGTTTGCCCTTTGGTCTTTACAACGATGGCTTTGTTTTCTCGGATCCAATTGATCTGAAGTCAAGCGAGCTTCCACCTCAATCCAACAACAGTCCTTGGGCTCGGGCACGCCGTTCACCATGTGTCACCGTTTATTGGGCTGGCCCCGAGGCGCCAAGCTTGGGTCAAGTCTGGCTGCTTGCATATGCTCTGTTCACTTTGAGAACATCCGTGGAATCATATCGACTGGAGCTACATGGAGCTGGGGCCGCTATTCTGGGCCAACAACTCACAGCAGTGTTGCTTGCCATTGATCACCCTCTCAAGGGCCGAGAGAAGCGCCAACCCTCCAACAAGACTGACGAGAGCCTCGTCCTTCTCTTGCGAAGTACCTTCTGGCAAGGCGCTGGATCACCATTTGGACCTCGACCTGTTTGGTGCCCAGAAGAATCGCCTTCATCTCTGCCCGCCTCAGCACCTCTTGGATCATTCCCTTTGACTCCTTTACATAATACAACGACCATCACAGTCGCCGGAGATCCTGATGATCCCGAGAGAGTTCAGCAGTCATGGCACCCAGTCAGACCAGCTAAGCCCGCACCTGGGGCTGTTGTTTACAGCCGATGGATTCCTCATCTTAACGAGACCTTCTCCATGGTGTCAGTTGACTATAATGATACCGAGCACGTACGTCTATTTCATGAATGGCAGAATGATCCTCGTGTTTCCCAGGGATGGAGCCAGACGGGAACTTTGGAGCAACACCAGGAGTATTTGCGCGAGGTGCATGGTGATCCGCATGTGATTGCGCTTCTAGCCAAATGGGATGATATCCACTTTGCATATTTTGAGGTCTATTGGGCCAAG GAGGATCGACTGGGTGGTTACTTCAACGCTGGTGACTTCGACCGCGGTCGACATTCCCTTGTAGGTGACGTGCGATTCCGCGGGCCACACCGTGTGTCGGCGTGGTGGAGCAGCTTGATGCACTACCTCTATCTCGATGATCCGCGCACTATGTATGTTGTTGGGGAGTCTCAGGAGACCAACACAACTATTGTTATGTATGACTTCGTTCATGGCTCGGGTCTAGACAAACTTGTCGATCTGCCACATCAGCGCAGTGCTTTCGTCAGATCGTCACGAGAGCGCTTCTTCCAACTGTGCCCACTAGCAGACAATGAGAAGGTTGTTGCTGGTACAAAGCTTGGTCTTGTGCCTAAGCTGTGA
- a CDS encoding uncharacterized protein (of unknown function-domain containing protein), which yields MIFSDIYKSPRSPIAKLRHHSVQLPTPLPTNTPDWYGEEHADLLSKDKVKQKEAVKRYLDVKVKNDWEFPWPSRVVEPPLLEGDVAVVDTASETPDAIEAVTSLDVTEPTKSIQDETHEDDGYQVDDPESSDNEDDSDAESTYSTVSEDLVNFRTRLDWASDLSDDEDEPGPSRSPFRFDNPNNVGSTVQAVVQGKRAKRRRAVRKEMEWNEGLACFEARRNAWTGARTVRVRAKPATPPAVSPLSPRRFFFRRSMSTSPPASTIASTLPPQVSDASDNSSLARSDELRNARSKDTTPSTPPDSRNYPVEVLLPLPPPLLPPNNPLRASITPSVYLSLYDKVIIHSLQPSCPINLSDMLRACVTGWKRDGEWPPRPTMAPAPVAKKKKPKKPSNPSENAGSTVRRMSFGLLGRDKDDSTSGKGIRRSLVRALGIGEGTETPK from the coding sequence ATGATATTCTCGGATATTTACAAGAGCCCGCGATCACCCATCGCTAAGCTCCGTCACCACTCGGTCCAGTTACCGACACCGCTGCCAACCAATACACCAGATTGGTACGGCGAGGAACACGCAGACCTTCTCAGCAAGGACAAGGTGAAGCAGAAGGAAGCTGTGAAGAGGTATCTCGAcgtcaaagtcaagaacGATTGGGAGTTCCCATGGCCTTCTCGCGTTGTCGAGCCCCCACTACTTGAGGGTGACGTCGCTGTTGTCGACACTGCATCTGAAACACCTGATGCAATTGAGGCTGTCACCAGTCTCGATGTCACAGAACCGACAAAGTCAATTCAAGATGAGACGCACGAGGATGATGGCTACCAAGTCGATGACCCCGAGTCATCAGATAACGAAGACGACAGCGATGCCGAGTCCACCTACAGTACTGTCTCTGAAGATTTAGTCAACTTTCGCACACGTCTAGACTGGGCCTCAGATCtttctgatgatgaggatgagccTGGCCCTTCGCGATCACCTTTCCGCTTTGACAACCCCAACAATGTGGGCTCCACTGTCCAAGCTGTGGTCCAGGGCAAGCGCGCCAAGCGAAGGAGAGCAGTTCGCAAGGAAATGGAATGGAACGAAGGGCTCGCCTGTTTCGAAGCGCGGCGAAATGCATGGACGGGCGCACGAACTGTTCGCGTTCGGGCCAAGCCTGCAACGCCCCCTGCTGTGTCACCACTATCTCCCCGTCGATTCTTCTTCCGTCGCTCCATGTCAACATCTCCTCCTGCCTCGACAATCGCGTCTACTTTACCACCGCAAGTCAGTGATGCGTCAGACAATTCGTCACTCGCGAGAAGCGACGAGCTTCGCAATGCTCGATCTAAAGACACCACGCCGTCGACACCTCCCGACAGCCGAAATTATCCTGTTGAGGTCCTGCTTCCTCTCCCCCCGCCTCTCCTACCTCCCAATAACCCTCTGCGTGCATCCATCACACCTTCTGTATATCTCAGTCTCTACGACAAGGTCATCATTCACAGCCTTCAGCCCTCGTGCCCTATTAATTTGTCCGATATGCTTCGAGCTTGCGTTACTGGCTGGAAGCGAGATGGCGAGTGGCCTCCACGACCGACAATGGCTCCCGCTCCTgtcgccaagaagaagaaacccAAGAAGCCCTCAAACCCCTCAGAGAACGCGGGCAGTACTGTACGCCGCATGAGCTTTGGTCTGCTGGGTCGTGACAAGGACGATTCGACAAGTGGCAAGGGCATTCGCCGCAGCCTTGTTAGAGCTCTCGGCATTGGAGAAGGGACAGAGACCCCTAAATGA
- a CDS encoding PAPA-1-like conserved region-domain-containing protein produces MGSRPRRSAATKANEVISVHARWADSPERSERSMSSRRSGRASGVSVSRDDASSPGGDRHLSLTVKLPSNKLRQATRGERGFEGGEIVSGKRNRGAKKSYVVDSSPDEDAEEEEEAEIEVEDDDDDEMDVDAEGEEDAEGDIDMDLAPPTITVSKPARSKPAPRASAAKVIQDDDDDDELSDPADSDAGDETMGFGDETMADDGDEDAEGEEIEVAGQEGDEDDEDEEDEEEDDEGDGGDDDDDDDDDDDEDGNPDESVDLTKMTKRQRARFEDDNAHQYMKLSDEVQAKKVFTAEELSMRRQEMARRRRNLSEKRNEEVKMETINKLLKKQAPKINRKAAAAGAGGSEDSNKPDPVFVRWVSNKNGVRVAVTEEMLDSPAGQVFKPASKLAPGKMVQEVA; encoded by the exons ATGGGTTCGCGTCCACGTCGCTCAGCGGCCACTAAGGCCAATGAAGTCATCTCTGTTCATGCCAGATGGGCTGACTCTCCAGAAAGAAGCGAAAGAAGCATGTCGTCACGACGATCTGGTCGCGCCTCAGGCGTGTCCGTCTCCCGAGATGATGCCTCATCACCAGGTGGCGATCGTCATTTGAGTTTGACTGTCAAACTTCCTTCCAACAAACTACGACAGGCTACACGCGGGGAGCGTGGCTTTGAAGGTGGAGAAATCGTATCCGGAAAGCGGAATCGAGGAGCTAAGAAAAGTTATGTGGTTGACTCAAGCCCCGACGAAGatgcagaagaggaagaggaggcagaGATTGAGgtggaggatgatgatgacgatgagatggatgttgatgctgagggtgaggAGGATGCTGAGGGGGACATCGATATGGATCTAGCTCCCCCGACCATCACTGTTTCCAAACCAGCCCGGTCCAAGCCAGCACCTCGAGCATCGGCTGCCAAGGTCATTcaggatgatgacgacgacgacgagctTAGTGACCCCGCTGATAGCGACGCTGGAGACGAGACTATGGGTTTTGGTGATGAGACCATGGCTGACGATGGTGACGAGGATGCTGAAGGCGAGGAGATCGAGGTcgcaggccaagaaggagatgaggatgacgaagacgaagaagatgaggaagaagatgatgaaggcgACGGaggcgacgacgacgacgacgacgacgatgatgatgacgaagatggtAACCCAGACGAGTCTGTCGATCTCACCAAAATGACAAAGCGGCAACGAGCTCGATTTGAAGATGACAACGCGCATCAGTACATGAAGCTGTCAGATG AGGTACAAGCGAAGAAGGTTTTTACAGCTGAGGAATTGTCCATGCGTCGACAGGAGATGGCCCGGCGACGCCGCAACTTGAGTGAAAAGCGAAATGAGGAAGTAAAG ATGGAAACGATCAACAAACTCCTAAAAAAGCAAGCTCCCAAGATCAACCGCAAGGCTGCAGCTGCTGGCGCAGGCGGTTCAGAAGACTCGAACAAGCCTGATCCTGTCTTCGTTCGGTGGGTCAGCAACAAAAATGGCGTTCGAGTGGCAGTGACAGAAGAGATGCTTGACAGCCCGGCCGGCCAGGTTTTTAAGCCTGCATCTAAACTGGCACCGGGTAAGATGGTCCAGGAAGTTGCTTAA
- a CDS encoding peroxisomal membrane anchor protein conserved region-domain-containing protein, whose product MSDSDSNPAIPSWQKAQSDETDSQNTEPAPTPSASSSTPEVNASAVETTAEETSQPENATDDPERLEVARRFLENDAVRHAPHEKKVEFLKSKGIDEAEIHALLGQDESTTETEAPTLETTNSYAPTPTETLPPTPASHPPVDRPPVVTYPEFLAKAPRPPPLVTKERLFNALYAVTGLSTLIYGTSRYVIRPMVDSQAEARTDFHDLTSRKLDALVAKLEKTVSEVPPKKPIAAVEEESDAEDPTEMFHRDMGTQTTFPISSVTAMTDSKNNESAAKHNTNQLASLNKTLSGLKDEYRSQSEGMDKIKTAVDVLRDDLDTMTYTAYPDHSTGYDLYGRSRKPEPDDEIRKVRDNIRRVKGVLLSTRNFPASAR is encoded by the exons ATGAGCGACTCAGATTCCAATCCCGCCATCCCAAGCTGGCAGAAGGCGCAATCCGACGAGACCGATAGCCAAAACACCGAACCGGCCCCGACACCGTCCGCGAGCAGCTCAACGCCAGAAGTTAATGCGTCAGCGGTAGAAACAACAGCAGAAGAAACGTCGCAGCCGGAAAATGCGACAGACGATCCAGAAAGACTCGAGGTTGCGAGACGCTTTCTCGAGAATGACGCTGTGCGACACGCGCCTcatgagaagaaggtcgaGTTCTTGAAGTCCAAAGGCATTGACGAAGCCGAAATACACGcgcttcttggccaagacgAATCCACAACAGAGACAGAG GCGCCAACCTTAGAAACAACCAATTCTTATGCTCCAACACCCACCGAAACTCTCCCGCCAACACCAGCTTCCCATCCGCCCGTCGACCGACCCCCAGTCGTCACATACCCTGAATTCCTTGCGAAGGCACCccgtcctcctcctctcgTTACAAAGGAGCGTCTTTTCAACGCCCTCTACGCAGTCACTGGCCTTTCCACCCTCATCTATGGCACAAGTCGTTACGTTATTCGGCCTATGGTTGACAGTCAGGCCGAAGCCCGTACAGATTTCCACGACCTGACCTCGCGAAAACTCGATGCCCTCGTCGCAAAGCTTGAAAAGACCGTCTCCGAGGTTCCTCCCAAGAAACCCATCGCCGCagtcgaggaggagagcGATGCTGAAGACCCTACGGAGATGTTTCACAGGGACATGGGCACTCAAACCACATTCCCCATAAGCTCTGTGACAGCGATGACAGACTCCAAGAATAACGAGTCAGCTGCCAAACATAACACCAATCAACTGGCTAGTTTGAACAAGACTCTTTCTGGCCTGAAGGATGAATACCGTTCCCAGAGCGAAGGCATGGATAAGATCAAAACTGCTGTTGACGTGCTACGGGATGACCTCGACACAATGACGTACACTGCGTATCCCGATCACAGTACTGGCTATGACTTGTACGGCCGCTCACGCAAGCCTGAGCCAGATGATGAAATCCGCAAGGTGCGGGATAACATCCGGCGTGTGAAGGGAGTCTTGCTAAGCACGAGAAACTTCCCC